In Rhinoderma darwinii isolate aRhiDar2 unplaced genomic scaffold, aRhiDar2.hap1 Scaffold_3993, whole genome shotgun sequence, one DNA window encodes the following:
- the LOC142708500 gene encoding histone H2B 1.1, translating to MPEPAKSAPAPKKGSKKAVTKTQKKDGKKRRKSRKESYAIYVYKVLKQVHPDTGISSKAMGIMNSFVNDIFERIAGEASRLAHYNKRSTITSREIQTAVRLLLPGELAKHAVSEGTKAVTKYTSAK from the coding sequence ATGCCTGAGCCCGCCAAGTCTGCCCCGGCGCCCAAGAAAGGCTCCAAGAAAGCCGTGACCAAGACACAGAAGAAGGACGGCAAGAAGCGGAGAAAGAGCAGGAAGGAAAGCTACGCCATTTACGTGTACAAGGTGCTCAAGCAGGTCCACCCTGACACCGGCATCTCGTCCAAGGCCATGGGCATCATGAACtccttcgtcaatgacatcttcgagCGCATCGCAGGGGAAGCCTCCCGCCTGGCTCACTACAACAAGCGCTCCACCATCACCTCCCGGGAGATCCAGACTGCCGTGCGCCTGCTGCTGCCTGGAGAGCTGGCCAAGCACGCCGTGTCCGAGGGCACCAAGGCCGTCACCAAGTACACCAGCGCCAAGTAA
- the LOC142708497 gene encoding histone H2A type 1-like, with the protein MSGRGKQGGKVRAKAKTRSSRAGLQFPVGRVHRLLRKGNYAQRVGAGAPVYLAAVLEYLTAEILELAGNAARDNKKTRIIPRHLQLAVRNDEELNKLLGGVTIAQGGVLPNIQAVLLPKKTESSKSAKSK; encoded by the coding sequence ATGTCTGGAAGAGGAAAGCAAGGAGGCAAAGTGCGGGCTAAAGCCAAGACCCGCTCATCCCGGGCCGGACTTCAGTTCCCTGtcggtcgtgtgcacagacttCTCCGCAAGGGCAACTACGCTCAGAGGGTTGGCGCCGGCGCTCCGGTCTACCTGGCCGCTGTGCTGGAATATTTGACCGCTGAGATCCTGGAACTGGCCGGAAATGCCGCCCGGGACAACAAGAAGACCCGAATCATCCCCCGTCACCTGCAGCTGGCCGTGCGCAATGACGAGGAGCTCAACAAGCTGCTGGGTGGTGTGACCATCGCTCAGGGAGGCGTCCTGCCCAACATCCAGGCCGTTCTGCTGCCCAAGAAGACCGAGAGCAGCAAAAGCGCCAAGAGCAAGTGA